A region from the Triticum aestivum cultivar Chinese Spring chromosome 3D, IWGSC CS RefSeq v2.1, whole genome shotgun sequence genome encodes:
- the LOC123080835 gene encoding polyubiquitin-like: MENIHNRYRLIFNGVQLQDNCRLADYNIQEDSTLDLEEKMQIHVMETLITIDLDFNSLDTIDGVKAKIYRLKGFPVDQQCLLFAGKRLENGNRTLADHNICMESTILLVLLPCIPRGHMMQIFVKGLTGKTITLQVGSSDTVDSVKVKIYERNHAPFPNVQRLIFAGRQLEGGRTLADSKITKHCTLHLSLHLRGG; encoded by the coding sequence ATGGAGAACATCCACAACCGGTATCGCCTCATCTTCAATGGGGTGCAGCTACAGGATAACTGTAGATTGGCCGATTACAACATCCAGGAGGACTCCACTCTTGACCTTGAAGAGAAGATGCAGATCCACGTGATGGAGACGCTGATCACCATCGACCTTGACTTCAACAGCCTAGACACTATCGACGGCGTGAAGGCCAAGATCTATCGCCTCAAGGGCTTTCCTGTAGATCAGCAGTGCCTCCTCTTCGCCGGCAAGCGTCTAGAGAACGGGAACCGCACCTTGGCAGACCACAACATATGCATGGAGTCCACGATACTCCTTGTCCTCCTCCCATGTATTCCGAGAGGACACatgatgcagatcttcgtgaaggggCTAACTGGGAAGACCATCACTCTCCAGGTTGGGAGCTCGGACACCGTCGATAGTGTCAAGGTGAAGATCTATGAGAGGAACCACGCCCCTTTCCCGAATGTGCAACGCCTCATCTTTGCTGGCAGGCAGCTGGAGGGAGGGCGCACCTTGGCGGACTCCAAGATTACAAAGCATTGCACCCTTCATTTGAGTCTACACCTTCGTGGTGGTTGA